In one Vanessa tameamea isolate UH-Manoa-2023 chromosome 10, ilVanTame1 primary haplotype, whole genome shotgun sequence genomic region, the following are encoded:
- the LOC113396025 gene encoding ELAV-like protein 1: MMANTLDAVNANQPTQNGSKVQPCNNESKTNLIVNYLPQTMTQEEIRSLFSSVGEVESCKLIRDKVTVFPDHILNGQSLGYAFVNYHKPEDAEKAVNTLNGLRLQNKIIKVSYARPSSDAIKGANLYVSGLPKHMTQQDLEKLFSPYGTIISSRILHENVNVGHLLQAGIDEQSLQGPSRGVAFIRYDQRIEAESAIRELNGTVPPGGTGPMTVKCANNPSNQNKALAPLATYLAPPTVRRFLGPAGKALLAINKGLQRYSPLADPLVQGNALGGSGWCIFVYNIGADTEESILWQLFGPFGAVQSVKIIRDPTTNKCKGYGFVTMTNYDEAVVAIQSLNGYSLNGQVLQVSFKTNKSKS; the protein is encoded by the coding sequence atGATGGCTAATACACTTGATGCCGTAAATGCAAATCAGCCTACGCAAAATGGTAGTAAAGTTCAACCATGCAATAATGAATCTAAGACTAATCTTATAGTTAATTATCTGCCACAAACAATGACTCAAGAAGAGATAAGATCACTATTTTCGAGTGTAGGTGAAGTAGAGAGTTGCAAGTTAATAAGAGACAAGGTTACCGTATTTCCCGACCACATTCTCAATGGACAAAGTCTGGGATATGCCTTCGTCAATTACCATAAGCCTGAAGATGCTGAAAAGGCAGTGAACACACTGAATGGTCTtcgattacaaaataaaatcataaaagtgTCTTACGCCCGTCCGAGCTCCGATGCCATTAAAGGCGCCAATCTATACGTTTCTGGTTTGCCTAAACACATGACACAGCAAGATTTGGAGAAGCTGTTTAGCCCTTATGGCACAATAATCAGTTCCAGGATCCTACATGAGAATGTAAATGTAGGGCATTTACTGCAAGCAGGAATTGATGAGCAAAGTCTTCAGGGACCATCAAGAGGTGTAGCATTTATAAGATACGACCAGAGAATTGAAGCTGAGAGTGCTATACGTGAGCTGAACGGTACTGTACCACCAGGAGGTACAGGGCCTATGACAGTGAAATGTGCAAATAATCCAAGTAACCAGAACAAGGCACTTGCTCCATTAGCTACATACTTGGCTCCACCTACTGTTCGCCGTTTCCTAGGGCCTGCTGGTAAGGCTCTTCTTGCTATTAATAAAGGTCTCCAGCGGTACTCTCCATTAGCTGATCCTCTTGTACAAGGTAATGCTTTGGGGGGTTCGGGTTGGTGCATCTTTGTGTACAATATTGGAGCTGATACAGAAGAAAGCATTCTTTGGCAATTATTCGGCCCATTCGGTGCCGTCCAGAGTGTTAAGATAATAAGAGATCCCACAACCAACAAGTGTAAAGGTTATGGTTTTGTTACTATGACTAACTATGATGAAGCCGTTGTAGCTATTCAGTCATTGAACGGCTACTCCTTAAATGGTCAAGTGCTGCAGGTCAGCTTCAAAACCAATAAGAGTAAAtcctaa
- the LOC113396522 gene encoding GRIP and coiled-coil domain-containing protein 1 — MESLSKQELISTITKQADQIKRYEGRLRDVVAAYKGLAKEKEALEISLKALNRTENNEDGSKDSIAALTLSLSTLSAEKARMEEAFQTDKKVTRDKYENMLASTREETKTLVQQHLAEVGNLKAKIAYEIQERERERADHAAMLKELHMKLNSERKTKEKLEDKVVHNTEAQASQAELEKRVRDLNSSLEASQRRLQRAEARTVETPALLVRLQQKLALLEQSHSIAIREEQIKAKRAEESARKVCARQEERVALLEGKLAELSQTIGEYDLLRRRDQQLIQQLRDSLNGRLLDKMASSSVIDESQISETDNEKLADSEYLQTLIDKIHILKKELIAENDKLGNPIELSAVFKLDGYENIHSKCRLELENLKIEFETYKLQNAKVKESGQEVESEMEDLKSEMAVLKEKTETYILLLEDEKQDKLDSLRLHEEKLKSEKEYHKEVVSDLKTRIQSLEKQVQTQRDRYATLLEETDNYIRSRNDRSRKVSTEEGNWKDGHGVLNDGTAPPHMLHYAHELARKDLDITQLRREKHTLEGQFRDCQREATIEKERFKEVIRTLKEEIDRLRRIQSREGANLEYLKNVVMAYLMSSDYAGRKHMLNAIAAVLHFTDNERKIVFNTL; from the exons atGGAATCGTTATCAAAACAAGAACTTATTTCAACAATAACGAAACAGGCAGATCAAATTAAGCGATACGAAGGTCGATTAAGag ATGTTGTTGCTGCATATAAAGGTCTCGCTAAAGAAAAGGAGGCTCTGGAGATAAGTTTGAAGGCGTTAAATAGGACTGAAAATAATGAAGATG gCTCAAAAGACTCCATAGCAGCTCTCACCCTGTCACTGTCGACACTATCAGCAGAAAAAGCACGAATGGAAGAGGCTTTCCAGACTGATAAGAAGGTGACTAGGgataag tatgAGAACATGTTGGCTTCAACAAGAGAAGAGACTAAGACGTTGGTTCAACAACATTTAGCAGAAGTCGGTAATCTTAAAGCTAAGATTGCTTATGAAATTCAAGAACGAGAGAGGGAGAGGGCTGATCACGCTGCAATGCTGAA GGAATTACACATGAAACTAAATTCCGAGAGAAAAACCAAAGAGAAGCTAGAGGATAAAGTTGTACATAATACAGAAGCACAAG CATCTCAGGCAGAATTGGAGAAGCGAGTTCGTGATCTGAATAGTTCTCTGGAAGCTTCTCAGAGGAGATTACAAAGGGCCGAGGCGAGGACGGTCGAGACACCCGCTCTGCTCGTTAGACTGCAACAGAAACTGGCTTTGTTGGAGCAATCGCATTCCATCGCGATACGAGAG gaacAAATAAAAGCGAAACGCGCTGAGGAGTCGGCGCGTAAAGTCTGCGCGAGACAAGAGGAAAGAGTCGCGCTCCTGGAAGGGAAACTGGCAGAGCTGTCGCAGACCATTGGGGAGTACGACTTGCTCCGGAGACGAGACCAGCAGCTCATCCAGCAGCTCAGGGACTCGCTCAACGGGAGACTTCTGGACAAAATGGCGAGCAGCAGCGTCATCG atGAAAGTCAAATAAGCGAAACTGATAACGAGAAATTAGCAGACAGCGAATATCTTCAAACATTAATAGACAAGATACACATACTGAAGAAGGAGTTGATAGCAGAAAACGACAAACTCGGCAACCCAATAGAGCTGTCGGCGGTATTCAAATTGGACGGCTACGAGAATATTCATAGTAAATGTCGATTGGAGCTGGagaatttgaaaatcgaattcgAAACTTATAAGTTACAAAATGCTAAG GTTAAAGAAAGCGGACAAGAGGTTGAGAGTGAGATGGAAGATCTGAAGAGTGAGATGGCGGTGTTAAAGGAGAAAACCGAAACTTATATACTATTACTGGAGGACGAAAAGCAGGACAAACTTGACTCTTTAAGACTACACGAAGAG AAACTGAAATCCGAAAAGGAGTACCACAAAGAGGTTGTATCGGATCTGAAAACAAGAATACAGAGTCTAGAGAAACAAGTTCAGACCCAACGTGACAGATACGCAACTTTACTGGAAGAAACCGATAATTATATAAGATCTAGAAACGATCGGTCGAGGAAAGTTAGTACTGAAGAAGGAAACTGGAAAGATGGTCATGGAGTATTAAAT GACGGAACCGCTCCCCCCCACATGCTGCACTACGCGCACGAGCTCGCTAGGAAGGACCTCGACATCACACAATTGAGACGGGAGAAGCATACCCTGGAGGGACAGTTTAG aGATTGTCAGCGCGAAGCAACGATCGAGAAAGAGCGATTTAAGGAAGTGATAAGAACACTAAAGGAAGAAATTGACAG GCTTAGGAGGATACAATCAAGGGAAGGAGCGAATTTAGAATATCTGAAGAACGTTGTCATGGCGTACTTAATGTCGAGCGACTACGCGGGCCGGAAGCACATGTTGAACGCTATAGCTGCTGTGTTACATTTCACTGACAACGAAAGGAAAATAGTCTTTAACACCTTGTGA